The following proteins come from a genomic window of Lolium rigidum isolate FL_2022 chromosome 5, APGP_CSIRO_Lrig_0.1, whole genome shotgun sequence:
- the LOC124653124 gene encoding rab GTPase-activating protein 22-like, protein MKALRRSSTSTSPSNSSSPTAASSPPTSSWIHIRSLLVAAASSSSSSSAAAPGTSVPALPSASAAAAPSSSSPAAASSSPRSDRGGIKSPWSRRKRKRVLSRQQWEGQFSANGKLRDGGKKVLKKVRSGGIEPGIRAEVWPFLLGVYDLNSSEEERNTIKIKKRKEYEKLRRQCQHILNGYRGSGLKSINEVSNEECSGLGSSAEGSESPCFEDVNVVNTPGSLEELKPEHSEAEQPEITTCDEVVESMDEDTVELVDAYPCIAESESSDSESSDEDESVRISVCGEEACDPDPKFARSTSFKSDIFRSSRTSEDFATWQRIIRLDAIRANTEWISFSSSQAEVPEEKALQSAASVGLKDYDHLEPHMIYHAARLVGLLEAYAVYDPEIGYCQGMSDLLSPIIAVMEEDCAAFWCFVGFMRKARHNFRLDEVGIRRQLKTVSQIIKRKDSHLYKHLQKLQAEDCFFVYRMVVVLFRRELTFEQTVCLWEVMWADQAAIRAGIGRTTWGRIRLHAPPTDDLLLYAIAACVLQRRKLIIEKYSSMDEILRECNSMAGQLDVWRLLDDAHDLVVNLHDKI, encoded by the exons ATGAAGGCCCTGCGCCGATCCAGCACTTCCACCTCTCCGTCCAACTCCTCCTCGCCCACGGCCGCCTCGTCCCCGCCCACCTCCTCCTGGATCCACATCCGCTcgctcctcgtcgccgccgcctcctccagctcctcctcctcggcggccgcCCCCGGGACCTCCGTGCCCGCCTTGCCGtccgcttcggcggcggcggccccgtcttcgtcctcgcccgcggcggcctcctcctccccgcgcTCGGATCG AGGTGGAATTAAATCTCCATGGTCTCgaaggaaaaggaaaagagtaCTTTCTCGTCAGCAGTGGGAGGGTCAATTTTCGGCCAATGGGAAACTTCGTGATGGAGGAAAGAAGGTTCTAAAGAAAGTTCGTAGTGGG GGTATTGAACCTGGCATTCGGGCAGAGGTTTGGCCCTTCCTACTAGGAGT ATATGATTTAAATAGTTCTGAAGAGGAACGGAATACCATCAAGATTAAAAAGAG GAAAGAGTATGAAAAACTGAGGCGGCAGTGCCAGCACATTCTGAATGGGTACAGAGGAAGTGGGCTAAAGTCAATAAATGAAGTCAGTAATGAGGAGTGTTCTGGTCTAGGAAGTAGTGCTGAAGGATCAGAATCGCCTTGTTTCGAAGATGTcaatgttgtgaacactccagggTCACTTGAGGAACTGAAGCCTGAACACAGCGAGGCTGAGCAACCGGAAATCACTACATGTGATGAGGTTGTAGAATCTATGGATGAAGACACAGTTGAGTTAGTTGATGCATATCCATGCATAGCAGAGTCAGAATCTTCAGATTCTGAATCATCGGATGAAGACGAGTCTGTAAGGATATCCGTTTGTGGCGAAGAGGCTTGTGATccggatcctaaatttgccaggaGCACTTCATTCAAGTCAGATATTTTTAGGTCTAGCAGAACCTCGGAGGACTTTGCCACATGGCAACGCATTATAAGGCTGGATGCTATCCGGGCAAACACAGAATGGATTTCATTCTCCAGTAGCCAGGCTGAAGTCCCTGAAGAGAAAGCTTTACAGTCTGCAGCATCTGTTGGGTTGAAAGACTATGACCATTTAGAGCCCCACATGATCTATCATGCTGCTCGGTTGGTTGGACTTCTTGAAGCTTATGCAGTCTACGATCCTGAAATTGGTTACTGCCAAGGTATGAGTGATCTCTTATCACCAATAATTGCAGTCATGGAGGAAGATTGTGCAGCATTTTGGTGCTTTGTTGGTTTCATGAGGAAAGCCAGGCATAACTTCAGGCTTGATGAGGTTGGAATAAGGCGGCAGCTGAagactgtctcgcagattatcaagCGCAAGGACTCACACCTGTATAAACACCTGCAGAAACTGCAGGCTGAGGACTGCTTCTTTGTGTACAGAATGGTGGTGGTTCTCTTCAGGAGGGAGCTCACCTTCGAGCAGACCGTGTGCCTCTGGGAGGTGATGTGGGCAGATCAGGCAGCCATACGTGCTGGGATCGGGAGGACCACCTGGGGAAGAATAAGGCTGCACGCTCCGCCGACCGATGACCTACTGCTCTACGCTATCGCGGCCTGCGTCCTGCAGAGGAGGAAGCTGATAATCGAGAAGTACAGCAGCATGGACGAGATACTGCGGGAGTGCAACAGCATGGCTGGGCAGCTGGACGTCTGGAGGCTGCTGGACGATGCGCATGATCTGGTTGTTAACCTCCATGACAAAATCTGA